In Corythoichthys intestinalis isolate RoL2023-P3 chromosome 4, ASM3026506v1, whole genome shotgun sequence, a genomic segment contains:
- the wdtc1 gene encoding WD and tetratricopeptide repeats protein 1 isoform X2: protein MANVNITRDILHRQIQDKRASGFQRFHHVTDPFIKRLGLEAELQGHTGCVNCLEWNENGDLLASGSDDQHAIIWDPFRLKKLTTMHTGHSANIFSVKFLPHSGDRILVTGAADTKVHVHDLTVKETIHMFSDHTNRVKRIATAPMWPNTFWSAAEDGIIRQYDLRESSKRSEVIIDLTKFCGQLAEAKCLAINPRDNNYMAVGANCPFVRLYDIRMIQNCRKSIKKFKASAARTFLENQYPIPDGAVQYYVAGHLPGKLRDYTSRLRVLVSTYVTFSPDGTELLVNMGGEQVYLFDLTSRQKPYTLLLPQTWHSSTEDLENEETANGIANGIHFPASHVRYSQSNMQLSATELPPHLEKIKQQANDAFARQHWTQAIQLYSLGIHQSSSNAVLYGNRAAAYMKRKWDGDHYDALKDCLKALTINPEHLKAHFRLARCLFELKYVSKAVQCLDDFKEKFPDQAHSSACDALDKDIKAFYTEMVTEDKFDNSSRFHLYNRYEPILKDEVHFREQSLDYKRRYCGHCNTTTDIKEANFFGSKGQYIISGSDDGSFFIWEKETTNLVRIMQGDNSIVNCLQPHPSYCSLASSGIDPVVRLWNPRPETEGVNGRVVEDMEGAAQANQRRMNADPLEVMLQNMGYHFTGLRSVGPEGSDDEDSSDGHVQCRPS, encoded by the exons ATGGCTAATGTCAACATCACCCGAGATATCCTGCACAGACAGATCCAG GACAAGAGAGCTTCTGGCTTTCAACGATTCCATCATGTGACAGACCCCTTTATCAAAAGACTTGGCCTGGAGGCTGAGCTTCAG GGCCACACAGGCTGCGTGAACTGTTTGGAATGGAATGAAAATGGAGA TCTGCTGGCCTCCGGATCTGATGATCAACATGCAATCATATGGGATCCATTCAGACTCAAGAAGCTAACTACTATGCACACAGGACATTCAGCAAACATATTCTCTGTAAAG TTCCTCCCTCATTCTGGAGACAGAATTTTGGTAACTGGTGCGGCAGACACTAAGGTCCATGTGCATGACCTGACTGTGAAGGAAACCATCCATATGTTTTCTGATCATACCAACAGGGTAAAACGCATTGCCACAGCGCCTATGTGGCCCAACACCTTCTGGAGTGCCGCTGAGGATGGTATCATCAG GCAATATGACTTACGAGAGAGCAGTAAACGCTCCGAGGTCATTATTGACTTgacaaagttctgtggtcaactAGCGGAAGCCAAGTGTTTGGCTATTAACCCGCGGGACAACAACTACATGGCTGTTGGGGCTAATTGTCCCTTTGTACGTCTCTATGACATCCGTATGATTCAGAACTGTAG gaaatcaataaaaaaattcaaggcATCTGCAGCGCGTACATTCTTAGAAAATCAATATCCCATTCCAGATGGCGCTGTGCAGTATTATGTTGCAG GTCACCTGCCAGGGAAACTGAGAGACTACACTAGCCGCTTGAGGGTCTTGGTTTCCACTTATGTCACTTTCAGTCCAGATGGAACTGAGTTACTTGTCAACATGGGAGGAGAACAG GTGTATTTGTTTGACCTGACTAGTAGACAAAAGCCGTACACATTGCTGCTTCCACAAACGTGGCACTCATCAACCG AAGATTTAGAGAATGAGGAAACAGCCAACGGAATCGCCAATGGAATTCATTTTCCAGCTAGCCATGTACGATATTCCCAAAGCAACATGCAACTAAG CGCAACTGAGCTACCTCCACATTTGGAAAAGATCAAACAACAAGCAAACGATGCGTTTGCGCGACAACATTGGACGCAGGCTATTCAACTGTACTCTTTAGGAATTCATCAATCCAGCAGCAACGCTGTACTTTATGGAAATCGGGCTGCAGCCTACATGAAGCGGAAATG GGATGGGGATCACTATGACGCTCTAAAGGACTGTCTGAAAGCACTTACTATAAATCCAGAACATTTGAAGGCTCATTTCAGGCTTGCGAGGTGTCTGTTTGAGCTCAAGTATGTGTCTAAAGCAGTGCAGTGCCTCGATGATTTCAAAGAAAAGTTCCCGGACCAGGCGCACAGCAGTGCTTGTGACGCATTGGATAAAGATATTAAGGCCTTTTACACAGAGATGGTAACAG AAGATAAGTTCGACAACTCCAGCCGATTCCATTTATATAATCGTTATGAGCCCATCCTTAAGGATGAAGTGCATTTTCGAGAGCAAAGTTTAGACTACAAGCGCAGATACTGTGGTCACTGCAACACAACCACGGATATTAAAGAAGCCAACTTCTTTGGAAG CAAAGGCCAATACATAATCAGCGGGTCAGACGATGGTTCGTTCTTTATATGGGAAAAGGAGACAACAAATCTGGTGCGTATCATGCAGGGAGACAACTCGATAGTCAACTGTTTGCAGCCCCACCCCAGCTACTGTTCACTGGCATCAAGTGGTATTGACCCAGTGGTCCGATTATGGAACCCCAGACCAGAG ACCGAGGGTGTAAATGGCCGTGTAGTAGAGGACATGGAAGGCGCTGCTCAGGCCAACCAGCGGCGAATGAATGCGGATCCTTTGGAGGTTATGCTCCAAAACATGGGCTATCATTTCACAGGATTGCGTAGCGTAGGCCCGGAGGGTTCCGATGACGAGGACAGCTCGGATGGACATGTGCAATGTAGACCAAGTTAA
- the wdtc1 gene encoding WD and tetratricopeptide repeats protein 1 isoform X1: MANVNITRDILHRQIQDKRASGFQRFHHVTDPFIKRLGLEAELQGHTGCVNCLEWNENGDLLASGSDDQHAIIWDPFRLKKLTTMHTGHSANIFSVKFLPHSGDRILVTGAADTKVHVHDLTVKETIHMFSDHTNRVKRIATAPMWPNTFWSAAEDGIIRQYDLRESSKRSEVIIDLTKFCGQLAEAKCLAINPRDNNYMAVGANCPFVRLYDIRMIQNCRKSIKKFKASAARTFLENQYPIPDGAVQYYVAGHLPGKLRDYTSRLRVLVSTYVTFSPDGTELLVNMGGEQVYLFDLTSRQKPYTLLLPQTWHSSTEDLENEETANGIANGIHFPASHVRYSQSNMQLSATELPPHLEKIKQQANDAFARQHWTQAIQLYSLGIHQSSSNAVLYGNRAAAYMKRKWDGDHYDALKDCLKALTINPEHLKAHFRLARCLFELKYVSKAVQCLDDFKEKFPDQAHSSACDALDKDIKAFYTEMVTAEDKFDNSSRFHLYNRYEPILKDEVHFREQSLDYKRRYCGHCNTTTDIKEANFFGSKGQYIISGSDDGSFFIWEKETTNLVRIMQGDNSIVNCLQPHPSYCSLASSGIDPVVRLWNPRPETEGVNGRVVEDMEGAAQANQRRMNADPLEVMLQNMGYHFTGLRSVGPEGSDDEDSSDGHVQCRPS, translated from the exons ATGGCTAATGTCAACATCACCCGAGATATCCTGCACAGACAGATCCAG GACAAGAGAGCTTCTGGCTTTCAACGATTCCATCATGTGACAGACCCCTTTATCAAAAGACTTGGCCTGGAGGCTGAGCTTCAG GGCCACACAGGCTGCGTGAACTGTTTGGAATGGAATGAAAATGGAGA TCTGCTGGCCTCCGGATCTGATGATCAACATGCAATCATATGGGATCCATTCAGACTCAAGAAGCTAACTACTATGCACACAGGACATTCAGCAAACATATTCTCTGTAAAG TTCCTCCCTCATTCTGGAGACAGAATTTTGGTAACTGGTGCGGCAGACACTAAGGTCCATGTGCATGACCTGACTGTGAAGGAAACCATCCATATGTTTTCTGATCATACCAACAGGGTAAAACGCATTGCCACAGCGCCTATGTGGCCCAACACCTTCTGGAGTGCCGCTGAGGATGGTATCATCAG GCAATATGACTTACGAGAGAGCAGTAAACGCTCCGAGGTCATTATTGACTTgacaaagttctgtggtcaactAGCGGAAGCCAAGTGTTTGGCTATTAACCCGCGGGACAACAACTACATGGCTGTTGGGGCTAATTGTCCCTTTGTACGTCTCTATGACATCCGTATGATTCAGAACTGTAG gaaatcaataaaaaaattcaaggcATCTGCAGCGCGTACATTCTTAGAAAATCAATATCCCATTCCAGATGGCGCTGTGCAGTATTATGTTGCAG GTCACCTGCCAGGGAAACTGAGAGACTACACTAGCCGCTTGAGGGTCTTGGTTTCCACTTATGTCACTTTCAGTCCAGATGGAACTGAGTTACTTGTCAACATGGGAGGAGAACAG GTGTATTTGTTTGACCTGACTAGTAGACAAAAGCCGTACACATTGCTGCTTCCACAAACGTGGCACTCATCAACCG AAGATTTAGAGAATGAGGAAACAGCCAACGGAATCGCCAATGGAATTCATTTTCCAGCTAGCCATGTACGATATTCCCAAAGCAACATGCAACTAAG CGCAACTGAGCTACCTCCACATTTGGAAAAGATCAAACAACAAGCAAACGATGCGTTTGCGCGACAACATTGGACGCAGGCTATTCAACTGTACTCTTTAGGAATTCATCAATCCAGCAGCAACGCTGTACTTTATGGAAATCGGGCTGCAGCCTACATGAAGCGGAAATG GGATGGGGATCACTATGACGCTCTAAAGGACTGTCTGAAAGCACTTACTATAAATCCAGAACATTTGAAGGCTCATTTCAGGCTTGCGAGGTGTCTGTTTGAGCTCAAGTATGTGTCTAAAGCAGTGCAGTGCCTCGATGATTTCAAAGAAAAGTTCCCGGACCAGGCGCACAGCAGTGCTTGTGACGCATTGGATAAAGATATTAAGGCCTTTTACACAGAGATGGTAACAG CAGAAGATAAGTTCGACAACTCCAGCCGATTCCATTTATATAATCGTTATGAGCCCATCCTTAAGGATGAAGTGCATTTTCGAGAGCAAAGTTTAGACTACAAGCGCAGATACTGTGGTCACTGCAACACAACCACGGATATTAAAGAAGCCAACTTCTTTGGAAG CAAAGGCCAATACATAATCAGCGGGTCAGACGATGGTTCGTTCTTTATATGGGAAAAGGAGACAACAAATCTGGTGCGTATCATGCAGGGAGACAACTCGATAGTCAACTGTTTGCAGCCCCACCCCAGCTACTGTTCACTGGCATCAAGTGGTATTGACCCAGTGGTCCGATTATGGAACCCCAGACCAGAG ACCGAGGGTGTAAATGGCCGTGTAGTAGAGGACATGGAAGGCGCTGCTCAGGCCAACCAGCGGCGAATGAATGCGGATCCTTTGGAGGTTATGCTCCAAAACATGGGCTATCATTTCACAGGATTGCGTAGCGTAGGCCCGGAGGGTTCCGATGACGAGGACAGCTCGGATGGACATGTGCAATGTAGACCAAGTTAA